The following are encoded together in the Bacteroidales bacterium genome:
- a CDS encoding heavy-metal-associated domain-containing protein, whose translation MKTVKIIFVLMAIFAITAFSITPVQAQDKNKTETVVIKSSVVCGMCDARVKKELAYEKGVTDIQVDLKEKLITVEYKPGRTDVEKIKKSITKIGYDADDLVADEKAYNKLPACCKKDAEPH comes from the coding sequence ATGAAAACTGTAAAAATCATTTTTGTATTGATGGCGATCTTTGCCATCACAGCGTTTTCAATTACTCCGGTTCAGGCACAGGACAAGAACAAGACGGAAACTGTGGTCATCAAATCATCAGTCGTTTGCGGGATGTGCGATGCACGAGTGAAGAAGGAACTGGCTTATGAGAAAGGGGTAACCGATATTCAGGTAGATTTGAAAGAGAAACTCATCACGGTGGAGTACAAACCTGGCCGCACTGATGTGGAAAAAATCAAAAAATCCATTACCAAAATCGGTTATGATGCCGACGACCTGGTGGCCGATGAAAAAGCCTACAACAAACTACCTGCTTGTTGCAAAAAGGATGCGGAACCGCACTGA
- a CDS encoding heavy-metal-associated domain-containing protein, with protein sequence MTTEKIIIENLKCHGCANTITKGISGMEGVNQVNVNVEESSVSVDYDEALQNRENIAKKLTKLGYPEQGHNSLKSEVVSYVSCAIGRVTK encoded by the coding sequence ATGACAACAGAAAAAATCATAATCGAGAATTTAAAATGCCACGGTTGCGCAAATACCATCACGAAAGGGATTTCTGGGATGGAAGGCGTTAACCAGGTAAATGTGAACGTCGAAGAATCTTCCGTTTCGGTGGATTACGACGAGGCACTGCAAAACAGAGAGAACATTGCCAAGAAACTCACCAAACTGGGCTATCCGGAACAAGGGCATAATAGCCTGAAATCAGAGGTGGTTTCTTATGTCAGCTGCGCTATAGGGCGGGTGACAAAGTAA